A window of the Sphingomonas piscis genome harbors these coding sequences:
- a CDS encoding ANTAR domain-containing response regulator, whose amino-acid sequence MRIVIIDESDLRSVVVEEGLREAGFTDIFRVAPAGAFVADVERLAPDVVIFDLGSPNRDTLEEMLNVSRALAKPIAMFVDQSDEAMIGAAIDAGVSAYVVDGLRKDRVKPVLDLAIRRFNAFSNLKRELSEAKTELAERKTIDRAKLLLMNSKGLGEAEAYALLRTAAMRQSKRIAEVADALLTANDLLEGKAR is encoded by the coding sequence TTGCGAATCGTGATCATCGACGAAAGTGACCTCCGGTCCGTCGTCGTCGAGGAAGGTCTTCGCGAGGCCGGCTTTACCGACATCTTCAGGGTTGCTCCGGCCGGCGCGTTCGTTGCCGATGTCGAGCGCCTGGCGCCGGACGTGGTCATCTTCGACCTCGGCTCGCCCAACCGCGATACGCTCGAGGAAATGCTCAACGTCAGCCGCGCGCTTGCCAAGCCTATCGCCATGTTCGTCGACCAGAGCGACGAGGCGATGATCGGCGCCGCAATCGACGCCGGCGTTTCGGCCTACGTGGTGGATGGGCTTCGCAAGGACCGCGTCAAACCCGTCCTCGATCTGGCGATCCGCCGCTTCAACGCGTTTTCCAACCTGAAGCGGGAGCTCAGCGAAGCGAAGACCGAGCTTGCCGAGCGCAAGACGATCGACCGGGCCAAGCTGCTTCTCATGAACAGCAAGGGCCTTGGAGAAGCCGAGGCCTACGCCTTGTTGCGCACCGCTGCGATGCGCCAGAGCAAGCGTATTGCCGAGGTCGCCGACGCGCTGCTGACCGCGAACGACCTGTTGGAGGGCAAAGCCCGATGA
- a CDS encoding formate/nitrite transporter family protein has translation MAYLQPTDFVTKMVDAGEAKIFMSAKDTLIRSYMAGAILALAAAFAVSINVQTGQPLAGAILFPVGFVMLLLFGFDLLTGVFVLAPLAVLDKRPGCTWSGVLRNWGLVFTGNFAGALTTAFLMAVYFTYGFSVEPNAVGQKLANIGVDRTLGYEQYGLAGWLTIFVRGMLCNWMVSAGVVGAMISTHVSGKVIAMWMPIMLFFYMVFEHSIVNMFLFPTAMMMGGDFSIADYFLWNEIPTVLGNLVGGIMFTGLTLYSTHLRTSPKRGPALVAEVAELPVVKQAA, from the coding sequence ATGGCTTACCTCCAACCCACCGATTTCGTGACCAAGATGGTCGACGCCGGCGAGGCGAAGATCTTCATGTCCGCGAAGGACACGCTGATCCGTTCCTACATGGCCGGCGCCATCCTGGCGCTCGCCGCCGCCTTTGCCGTCAGCATCAATGTACAAACGGGCCAGCCGCTCGCGGGCGCCATCCTGTTCCCCGTGGGTTTCGTGATGCTGCTATTGTTCGGCTTCGACCTGCTCACCGGCGTATTCGTGCTGGCGCCGCTGGCGGTCCTCGACAAACGCCCAGGGTGCACCTGGAGCGGCGTGTTGCGCAACTGGGGTCTGGTATTCACCGGCAACTTCGCCGGGGCGCTTACCACCGCCTTCCTGATGGCCGTCTATTTCACCTACGGTTTCTCGGTCGAGCCCAATGCCGTGGGTCAGAAGCTTGCCAACATCGGCGTCGATCGTACGCTCGGTTATGAGCAGTACGGCCTCGCCGGCTGGCTCACCATCTTCGTGCGCGGCATGCTGTGCAACTGGATGGTCTCTGCGGGCGTCGTCGGCGCGATGATCTCGACCCATGTCAGCGGCAAGGTGATCGCCATGTGGATGCCGATCATGCTGTTCTTCTACATGGTATTCGAACATTCGATCGTGAACATGTTCTTGTTCCCAACCGCGATGATGATGGGCGGAGACTTCTCGATCGCCGATTACTTCCTGTGGAACGAGATCCCGACCGTGCTCGGCAATTTGGTGGGCGGCATCATGTTCACCGGCCTGACGCTATATTCGACCCACCTCCGTACATCGCCCAAGCGCGGCCCCGCGCTGGTTGCGGAAGTTGCGGAACTGCCGGTGGTCAAACAGGCTGCCTAA
- a CDS encoding CmpA/NrtA family ABC transporter substrate-binding protein: MTPISIAFIPLTDCAVLVAAKEKGFAEARGIDLNLVRDVSWATVRDRLVYGQVQAAHLLAPLAVGVSLGLSQHRAPIAAPFKLNTNGNAITFSRSLATALGGDPLQRVTDPAATARALASVLPSLDRRPVIAVVHRFSSHALALRYWLAYARIDPDRDIELRVVPPPLMVDALGRGEIDGFTVGEPWNSVAVDAGVGEIVAISARIWESGPEKLLAFREDWAESHADTVDDLLRALDDAARWCDQPDNRDELAGILARDEYVGRPDRFLSRALTGKLLLSSRGEEVHSPNYLLLHRHAANFPWRSQALWIYSQLVRWNYLPASGEAELAASKVFRSDIYRRALALSETPLPTASLKVEGSLGVDYPAASPKGNLTLAPDRFFDGEVFDPERIGEYIAKQQSGLIRPVA; this comes from the coding sequence ATGACCCCCATTTCCATCGCCTTCATTCCCCTGACGGATTGTGCCGTCCTGGTCGCAGCCAAGGAGAAGGGATTTGCCGAGGCGCGGGGCATCGATCTCAATCTGGTCCGCGACGTGTCATGGGCGACCGTCCGCGATCGCTTGGTCTACGGTCAGGTGCAGGCGGCGCATCTTCTGGCGCCTCTTGCCGTGGGCGTCAGCCTGGGGCTGAGCCAGCACCGCGCGCCGATCGCGGCGCCGTTCAAGCTGAACACCAACGGCAATGCCATCACCTTTTCGCGGTCGTTGGCGACGGCGCTCGGTGGCGATCCGCTGCAGCGTGTGACCGATCCGGCGGCAACGGCGCGTGCGCTGGCCTCCGTTTTGCCGAGCCTCGACCGACGGCCGGTCATCGCCGTCGTGCACCGTTTCTCGTCCCACGCGCTGGCCTTGCGCTACTGGCTTGCTTACGCCCGCATCGACCCGGATCGCGACATCGAGCTTCGCGTGGTTCCGCCCCCCTTGATGGTGGACGCGCTGGGTAGGGGCGAGATCGATGGCTTCACCGTCGGCGAGCCGTGGAACAGCGTCGCTGTCGACGCGGGGGTGGGCGAGATCGTCGCAATCAGCGCGCGCATCTGGGAAAGCGGGCCGGAGAAGCTGCTGGCCTTTCGCGAAGACTGGGCGGAAAGTCACGCCGATACCGTCGACGATCTCCTGCGAGCGCTCGACGATGCAGCCCGCTGGTGCGACCAACCCGACAACCGCGACGAGCTGGCCGGCATCTTGGCGCGCGACGAATATGTCGGCCGCCCCGACCGCTTTCTAAGCCGGGCGCTGACCGGTAAGCTGCTGCTGAGTTCGCGCGGCGAGGAAGTCCACTCGCCCAATTATCTGCTGCTGCATCGCCATGCCGCCAACTTCCCGTGGCGAAGCCAGGCGTTGTGGATCTACTCACAGCTGGTCCGCTGGAACTACCTTCCGGCGTCCGGGGAAGCCGAGCTTGCCGCATCCAAGGTCTTCCGCTCGGACATCTACCGGCGGGCGCTCGCACTCAGCGAAACTCCGCTGCCGACCGCCAGCCTGAAGGTGGAGGGCAGTCTCGGCGTCGACTATCCGGCGGCATCCCCCAAAGGCAATCTGACCCTCGCGCCAGACCGCTTCTTCGATGGCGAAGTCTTCGATCCGGAACGTATCGGTGAATATATCGCCAAGCAGCAATCGGGGTTGATCCGTCCGGTCGCCTGA
- a CDS encoding alpha/beta hydrolase: protein MNRRLVIALLSAVAATPAATAQTPAAAATAPIVEDFKPSSLNQPGQEFPQVNSQGYVRFKIKAPEADAVKVSLGLGGRGGTTLAKQADGTWTGTTEGPLDEGFHYYHLTVDGGTFNDPGSLNFYGSTRWESGIEIPAHDQDFYALKDVPHGHVQQVLFPSPSTGTSRRAFVYTPPGYDKNQSTRYPVLYLQHGWGEDETAWSNQGHANLIMDNLIAAGKTRPFIIVMTYGMTNDIRPGQPGGLAAFNIKPFQTVLLDELVPYVDSHFRTLSDQKHRAMAGLSMGGFETKLIAPNHLDKFSHIGLLSGGTFSLDDVTKTAGFKDKVKLVFVSFGSRELERGMRTPPGVPPSDPRKNAQDLKQAGYPSVFYVSPNTGHEFQTWRRSLYQMAPLLFRD, encoded by the coding sequence ATGAACCGACGCCTCGTGATCGCTTTGCTCTCCGCGGTGGCCGCTACGCCAGCCGCGACGGCGCAAACTCCGGCCGCTGCTGCAACCGCGCCGATCGTTGAGGACTTCAAGCCGTCCTCGCTGAACCAGCCGGGCCAGGAGTTCCCCCAGGTTAACTCGCAGGGCTATGTCCGCTTCAAGATCAAGGCGCCGGAGGCGGATGCCGTGAAGGTCAGCCTCGGTCTTGGCGGGCGTGGCGGCACCACGCTGGCGAAGCAAGCCGACGGGACCTGGACCGGAACCACCGAAGGTCCGCTCGACGAGGGCTTCCATTATTACCACCTGACCGTCGACGGCGGCACCTTCAACGATCCCGGTTCGCTCAACTTCTACGGCTCGACGCGGTGGGAGAGCGGGATCGAGATCCCCGCGCACGACCAGGACTTCTACGCGCTCAAGGATGTGCCGCATGGCCACGTTCAGCAGGTGCTGTTTCCCTCGCCGAGCACCGGCACATCCCGCCGGGCGTTCGTCTACACGCCGCCCGGCTACGACAAGAACCAGAGCACGCGATACCCCGTGCTCTACCTCCAGCATGGCTGGGGCGAGGATGAGACGGCCTGGTCCAACCAGGGCCATGCCAACCTCATCATGGACAATCTGATCGCTGCGGGAAAAACCCGTCCGTTCATTATCGTCATGACCTATGGCATGACCAACGACATCCGGCCCGGTCAGCCCGGCGGACTTGCGGCCTTCAATATCAAGCCGTTCCAGACCGTGCTGCTCGACGAGTTGGTGCCCTACGTCGACAGCCACTTCCGCACGCTGTCCGACCAGAAGCACCGGGCCATGGCCGGCCTGTCGATGGGCGGCTTTGAAACCAAGCTGATCGCGCCCAACCACTTGGACAAGTTCAGCCATATCGGCTTGCTCAGCGGCGGCACCTTCTCGCTCGACGACGTCACCAAGACGGCCGGCTTCAAGGACAAGGTGAAGCTGGTGTTCGTCAGCTTCGGCAGCCGCGAATTGGAACGCGGGATGCGCACGCCACCGGGAGTTCCCCCCTCGGACCCCCGCAAGAATGCGCAGGACCTGAAGCAGGCCGGTTACCCGAGCGTCTTCTACGTCTCGCCCAACACGGGTCATGAATTCCAGACATGGCGCCGCAGCCTGTATCAGATGGCGCCCCTGCTGTTTCGCGACTGA
- a CDS encoding alginate export family protein: MKQKGKRRLAAMIAAAATSAMATPAFAEATAVTPLLDLRVRHEFVDQDGFADEANATTLRARGGAEASMGAWRLLGEAEATVPLNHDYDSGFNGKAGYPLVSDPKNLELNRLQLQYRGLARTVVTGGRQRILIEDQRFVGNSGWRQNEQTFDAVRLEYADPKGLKADLTYSWSVRTIWGRDGVGGRQQAVDGNYLFANLGHPTPIGNVSAFAVLIDQNEQVVSLYRQSSKTLGIRVAGAKPLSKAAKLTYAFSFASQADYQRNPNDYVSNYLLTEAGVESGPWKLVLGREVLGADKGVAFTSFQTPLATLHKFNGWADKFLTAPPNGLRDLYASVAYGWKKQFGFDSIGPAVTYHRYRSDRLGQHYGNEWNAIIAAKKGRWTVTAKYAGYDARQFATDTEKAWLQVEWAY, encoded by the coding sequence GTGAAACAGAAGGGCAAACGACGGCTCGCCGCCATGATTGCAGCGGCTGCAACATCGGCAATGGCCACACCGGCCTTCGCGGAAGCGACCGCCGTCACGCCGTTGCTGGACCTTCGTGTCCGCCACGAATTCGTCGACCAGGACGGCTTCGCGGACGAAGCGAATGCAACGACATTGCGGGCCCGCGGCGGCGCGGAGGCGAGCATGGGCGCTTGGCGGTTGCTGGGTGAGGCCGAAGCGACCGTGCCGCTGAACCACGACTATGACAGCGGGTTCAACGGCAAGGCCGGGTACCCGCTGGTTTCCGACCCCAAGAACCTCGAGCTGAATCGGCTGCAGCTGCAATATCGCGGTCTGGCCAGGACGGTGGTGACCGGCGGACGGCAGCGCATCCTGATCGAGGACCAGCGCTTCGTCGGCAACAGCGGATGGCGACAGAATGAGCAGACCTTCGATGCGGTGCGGCTGGAATATGCTGATCCCAAGGGGCTGAAGGCAGACCTTACTTATTCCTGGTCGGTGCGGACCATCTGGGGACGCGATGGCGTTGGCGGGCGTCAGCAGGCGGTGGACGGCAATTACCTGTTCGCCAACCTCGGCCACCCGACCCCGATCGGAAACGTCTCTGCTTTCGCGGTCCTAATCGATCAGAACGAGCAGGTCGTTTCGCTTTATCGCCAGTCGAGCAAGACGCTCGGCATTCGTGTCGCAGGCGCCAAGCCGTTGTCGAAGGCTGCAAAGCTTACCTATGCATTCAGCTTCGCCTCGCAGGCGGACTACCAGCGCAATCCCAACGACTATGTCTCCAATTACCTTCTCACCGAGGCGGGGGTTGAAAGCGGGCCTTGGAAACTGGTCCTTGGGCGCGAAGTACTTGGTGCCGACAAGGGAGTGGCCTTCACAAGCTTCCAGACTCCGCTGGCGACGCTGCACAAGTTCAACGGCTGGGCCGACAAGTTCCTGACCGCGCCGCCCAACGGCCTTCGCGATCTCTACGCAAGTGTCGCTTACGGCTGGAAGAAGCAGTTCGGCTTCGACAGCATCGGCCCGGCGGTGACCTATCATCGGTACCGGAGCGACAGGCTCGGCCAGCATTACGGAAATGAGTGGAACGCGATCATCGCCGCGAAGAAGGGGCGGTGGACGGTTACAGCCAAATATGCGGGCTACGATGCGCGCCAGTTCGCGACCGACACGGAGAAGGCCTGGCTCCAGGTGGAATGGGCGTACTGA
- the nadB gene encoding L-aspartate oxidase has product MSQQFDVLIVGSGAAGLTAALNLAEHRKVGVIAKGALNEGATGWAQGGIAAVLEEGDTFDAHVNDTMIAGAGLNDRDVVEHVIAGAPAAIERLAELGVPFAAGEDGNRWHLTREGGHSHRRIVHVADATGAAVQRALEEAALKNPNITLVPDMVAIDLITGRHATNFSTSGAIHGLYAFNRKTKRVETLTARATILASGGAGRAYLYSTAPRGATGDGIAMAWRAGCRVSNMEMMQFHPTCLYNLEVKNFLITEAVRGEGGQLKHPVTGKRFMLDYDERAELAPRDVVARAIDNEIKRDGLDYVHLDISHRDPVFVREHFPNIYDRLIALGIDITAQPIPVVPAQHYTCGGVMVDIHGCTDAPGLYAAGEVTESGLHGANRLASNSLLECLVFGEAAARHILQSWDSLAEVPEIRVWDESRVTSSDEEVVIQQIWGEIRRFMWNFVGIVRTTKRLERAKRRIDMLRQEVTDYYANFRVTPDLIELRNLVEVADLIIRSALHRHESRGLHFTLDYPTTAPEAKDTLLVP; this is encoded by the coding sequence TTGAGCCAGCAATTCGACGTACTGATCGTTGGGTCGGGCGCGGCAGGGCTGACGGCGGCGCTGAACCTTGCCGAGCATCGCAAGGTCGGGGTGATCGCCAAAGGTGCGCTGAACGAAGGGGCGACCGGCTGGGCGCAGGGCGGCATCGCCGCCGTGCTTGAAGAAGGCGACACCTTCGACGCCCACGTCAACGACACGATGATAGCCGGCGCAGGGCTCAACGACCGGGATGTCGTCGAGCATGTCATTGCCGGCGCGCCCGCCGCCATCGAGCGGCTGGCGGAGCTTGGCGTGCCCTTTGCGGCGGGTGAGGACGGCAATCGCTGGCACCTGACGCGGGAAGGCGGGCACAGCCACCGCCGCATCGTCCACGTCGCCGATGCGACCGGCGCGGCGGTGCAGCGCGCGTTGGAGGAGGCAGCGCTCAAGAACCCGAACATCACTTTGGTGCCCGACATGGTGGCGATCGACCTCATCACCGGCCGGCACGCCACGAATTTTTCGACCAGTGGGGCGATCCACGGCCTTTACGCCTTCAACCGCAAGACGAAGCGGGTGGAGACGCTGACGGCGCGGGCGACCATTCTCGCCAGCGGCGGTGCGGGGCGCGCCTATCTTTATTCCACGGCGCCGCGCGGCGCGACGGGCGACGGCATAGCGATGGCCTGGCGGGCAGGCTGCCGAGTCTCCAATATGGAGATGATGCAGTTCCACCCGACCTGCCTTTACAATCTGGAGGTCAAGAACTTCCTGATCACCGAGGCGGTGCGCGGCGAGGGCGGGCAGCTCAAGCATCCGGTCACCGGAAAGCGCTTCATGCTAGACTATGACGAGCGCGCGGAGCTTGCCCCGCGCGATGTCGTCGCCCGGGCCATCGACAATGAGATCAAGCGTGACGGCCTCGACTATGTCCACCTCGACATCTCGCACCGTGACCCAGTGTTCGTGCGCGAGCATTTCCCGAACATCTACGACCGGCTGATCGCGCTGGGGATCGACATCACCGCTCAGCCGATACCCGTGGTCCCGGCCCAGCATTACACCTGCGGCGGGGTGATGGTGGACATCCATGGCTGCACCGATGCGCCCGGCCTGTATGCCGCGGGAGAAGTTACGGAATCCGGGCTGCACGGCGCCAATCGTCTGGCGTCCAACAGCCTGCTCGAATGCCTGGTCTTCGGAGAGGCCGCAGCGAGGCACATCCTACAATCGTGGGACAGCCTGGCCGAGGTGCCGGAGATCCGCGTCTGGGACGAAAGCCGCGTCACGAGCAGCGACGAAGAAGTCGTGATTCAGCAGATCTGGGGCGAAATCCGCCGGTTCATGTGGAACTTCGTGGGCATCGTCCGAACCACCAAGAGGCTGGAGCGGGCCAAGCGGCGCATTGACATGCTCCGACAGGAAGTCACCGATTATTATGCCAATTTCCGCGTGACGCCTGACCTGATCGAGCTCAGGAACCTGGTGGAGGTCGCGGACCTGATCATCCGATCAGCCCTGCACCGGCACGAAAGCCGGGGGCTACACTTCACGCTCGATTATCCGACGACAGCGCCCGAAGCGAAGGACACGCTGCTGGTGCCTTGA
- the nirD gene encoding nitrite reductase small subunit NirD, with amino-acid sequence MNDNGLIADWLDLGPVEQIPLRGARSVPVAGGEELAVFRTGDNRVYALVNRCPHKGGPLSQGIVQGDKVACPLHDWKISLVTGEAAAPDEGCVPTIPVRVVAGRILIARAAVIPQAA; translated from the coding sequence ATGAACGACAACGGCCTGATCGCCGACTGGTTGGACCTCGGCCCGGTCGAGCAGATCCCACTGCGTGGGGCGCGGAGCGTTCCGGTGGCAGGCGGCGAGGAACTGGCCGTGTTCCGTACCGGCGACAACCGCGTCTACGCGCTGGTGAACCGCTGTCCGCACAAGGGCGGGCCGCTCTCCCAGGGCATCGTGCAGGGCGACAAGGTGGCCTGCCCCTTGCACGACTGGAAGATCTCACTCGTCACCGGTGAAGCGGCGGCGCCCGATGAGGGCTGCGTTCCGACCATTCCGGTGCGGGTGGTCGCCGGCCGCATCCTGATCGCCCGAGCCGCCGTCATTCCGCAGGCCGCCTGA
- a CDS encoding LytTR family DNA-binding domain-containing protein, giving the protein MKKVHVSMATKRGAAGLSVTLLAKLKSSGIQRLTPLLLIPAGAIYCLAYELLFEPHAIDVLGSMIWAIATLSPWVAGVFLFQHRAATLPSRRSLIGLALLLGSVAYIASAGAALLLGSGAERAFFTRVPLLGVALLGAALYPLRRSDGEHADVVPSSSFPPVPPAEILFACAAGNYVELHTESRTVIWRQTMRNAERVLGRSGFVRVHRSYLVPWRKIDVLVRDRKGVVEVALQNGRRLPVSSRYAPVLSEHTIQ; this is encoded by the coding sequence ATGAAGAAGGTTCATGTCAGCATGGCGACCAAGAGAGGAGCCGCAGGATTGAGCGTAACACTATTGGCCAAGCTGAAATCCAGTGGAATTCAGCGGCTCACGCCATTGCTGCTGATCCCGGCCGGCGCGATCTACTGTCTCGCTTACGAACTGCTGTTCGAGCCGCATGCGATCGACGTGTTGGGAAGCATGATCTGGGCAATTGCGACGCTCAGCCCTTGGGTCGCCGGCGTGTTCCTCTTTCAGCACCGCGCCGCGACCTTGCCGTCGCGGCGATCGCTGATCGGACTCGCGCTTCTGCTCGGCAGCGTGGCTTACATTGCGAGTGCCGGCGCGGCTTTATTGCTGGGATCGGGCGCCGAGCGGGCCTTCTTCACTCGGGTGCCTCTGCTCGGTGTCGCCCTGCTCGGAGCTGCTCTATACCCTCTGCGGCGGTCTGACGGCGAGCACGCCGACGTCGTCCCGAGCAGCAGCTTCCCGCCGGTCCCGCCGGCTGAAATCCTGTTCGCCTGCGCAGCCGGCAATTACGTCGAACTCCACACCGAAAGCCGGACGGTCATCTGGCGGCAGACCATGCGCAATGCGGAGCGGGTGCTTGGCAGGTCGGGCTTCGTTCGGGTTCACCGTTCCTACCTGGTGCCATGGCGAAAGATCGACGTTCTGGTCCGCGACCGGAAGGGCGTTGTCGAGGTCGCGCTCCAGAACGGGCGGCGGTTGCCTGTTTCAAGCCGCTACGCGCCGGTGCTCTCCGAACACACGATCCAGTAA